One stretch of Thermanaerosceptrum fracticalcis DNA includes these proteins:
- a CDS encoding beta family protein — translation MFDQKHYVPVLKWKRGEQIALKQLDASSRESLTPLIELVPVPYDYVNERPAKSIDDHLNGIGEELLNAWGEKRPVFIDPYWIDQSERMSNGLHPFYFILEDIRRNKMKAIPVTGTSRDKDYQQEVIKAHKKDGLGVCLRLEDEDFLDVKGAIIDLIKLLKVTPAETDIIIDLRSISTNDDSKNAIFALTLLKDLPSIMDWRTLTICASAFPETLSEIPANSIGIIPRSEWGVWKILKGKEHLFKRMPTFGDYAIAHPEYVDIDPRIMRMSGNIRYTTENSWLVVKGVQVKKNTWDQMHGLSAQLVNHPSFCGKGFSWGDEYVFNCSNRDCSSGNAETWRRVGTNHHLTYVTKQISNFFSS, via the coding sequence ATGTTTGACCAGAAACATTATGTTCCGGTATTAAAATGGAAGAGGGGTGAACAAATAGCTCTTAAACAGCTTGACGCATCAAGCCGGGAATCCCTTACGCCTTTAATTGAATTGGTTCCTGTTCCCTACGACTATGTCAATGAAAGACCAGCGAAATCAATTGATGACCATCTTAATGGTATCGGGGAAGAGTTATTGAACGCATGGGGGGAAAAACGCCCTGTATTCATCGATCCATATTGGATTGACCAATCTGAGAGAATGTCAAATGGACTTCATCCGTTCTACTTCATCTTGGAAGATATCCGTAGAAACAAAATGAAAGCTATACCTGTAACTGGAACCTCTCGTGACAAAGACTATCAGCAAGAAGTAATAAAAGCCCATAAAAAAGACGGTTTAGGCGTATGTTTAAGACTTGAGGACGAAGACTTTTTAGATGTTAAAGGGGCTATAATAGATTTAATAAAACTATTGAAGGTCACACCAGCTGAGACCGATATTATCATTGATTTAAGAAGCATATCTACAAACGACGACAGCAAGAATGCAATTTTCGCACTAACTCTTCTAAAAGACTTACCGTCTATTATGGATTGGCGTACATTAACAATTTGTGCGTCAGCGTTCCCCGAAACACTATCTGAAATACCCGCTAATAGTATAGGGATAATACCAAGATCGGAATGGGGTGTTTGGAAAATACTCAAAGGTAAAGAACATTTATTCAAGAGAATGCCGACATTTGGGGATTACGCAATAGCACATCCGGAGTATGTTGATATCGACCCAAGAATAATGCGGATGAGCGGCAATATTAGATATACCACAGAAAACTCTTGGCTCGTAGTAAAAGGGGTACAAGTCAAAAAGAACACCTGGGATCAAATGCACGGCTTGTCAGCCCAATTAGTCAATCACCCAAGTTTCTGCGGCAAGGGCTTTAGCTGGGGGGATGAATACGTCTTCAATTGTTCTAACAGAGACTGTTCAAGTGGAAATGCAGAAACTTGGCGACGGGTCGGAACAAACCATCATCTAACCTACGTTACTAAACAGATCTCCAATTTTTTCTCTTCTTAA
- a CDS encoding helix-turn-helix domain-containing protein — MTLDRRTTIGRQMISLKKAREKLDMGDTCIRKIIATDPTFPAYFICGRWKIDEQELDKWIECKRANAGVQFIPSGRTQTKAHKKTPARQQHCTKVYEVITPGWSPGNKNSAV; from the coding sequence ATGACGCTGGATAGAAGAACTACCATCGGACGCCAGATGATTTCTCTTAAAAAAGCCCGGGAAAAGCTTGATATGGGAGACACATGCATCAGAAAGATAATAGCCACGGATCCGACATTTCCAGCATATTTCATCTGTGGCCGTTGGAAAATTGATGAACAGGAACTGGACAAATGGATAGAGTGTAAGAGGGCAAATGCTGGTGTTCAATTCATCCCATCTGGGAGAACGCAAACAAAAGCACATAAGAAAACACCTGCCCGACAACAACACTGTACGAAGGTGTACGAAGTTATTACTCCCGGATGGAGCCCAGGGAATAAAAATAGTGCAGTTTAG
- a CDS encoding helix-turn-helix domain-containing protein, whose product MYRIAREAARISRDAAADALHIGCRTLADYESGKTMPPPDVVLGMSRLYKVPWLTQIYCRENCAIGAAYSYEVLNNINQDPVSVLLKLMGEMSEAQEVLQRMMILTINKNRREDFTPDEWDTFVTYLQEFFDVEHCIETFKIALGRWCDVAELIHQHNQKCWARGYIKKRKRPQECGQIKKT is encoded by the coding sequence ATGTACAGAATTGCACGTGAAGCTGCTAGAATAAGCAGAGATGCTGCAGCTGATGCTTTGCACATAGGCTGCAGGACGTTGGCTGATTACGAATCAGGAAAAACAATGCCCCCACCTGATGTGGTCCTTGGGATGAGCAGGTTATATAAAGTGCCGTGGTTAACCCAGATTTATTGTCGTGAGAATTGTGCTATTGGAGCCGCTTATAGCTATGAAGTTCTTAACAATATTAACCAGGACCCGGTCAGTGTTTTGTTAAAGCTGATGGGGGAAATGAGCGAAGCACAAGAAGTTCTTCAGCGGATGATGATTCTGACAATAAATAAAAACCGACGTGAAGACTTCACGCCGGATGAGTGGGATACCTTTGTAACATATTTGCAGGAATTTTTTGATGTGGAGCATTGCATTGAGACATTTAAGATAGCCCTGGGCCGCTGGTGCGATGTTGCAGAATTAATACACCAGCATAACCAAAAATGTTGGGCTCGTGGTTATATCAAAAAAAGAAAAAGACCGCAGGAATGCGGCCAAATCAAAAAAACCTAA
- a CDS encoding helix-turn-helix transcriptional regulator — protein MIKLQPVPNKKMKKLREEMGLTQAEVATKLEMPLSSYAMIEAGYRRNPRREVQKKIANFYSCTVDELFFDDDVHETRTLPEAKAG, from the coding sequence GTGATAAAGTTGCAACCTGTACCTAATAAAAAAATGAAGAAATTAAGGGAAGAAATGGGACTTACACAAGCGGAAGTGGCTACAAAGCTTGAAATGCCTTTGAGTTCTTATGCAATGATTGAGGCAGGTTACAGGAGAAATCCCCGGAGAGAAGTCCAGAAAAAGATAGCTAATTTCTACAGTTGTACTGTAGATGAACTTTTTTTTGACGACGATGTTCACGAAACGAGAACGTTGCCCGAAGCCAAAGCGGGATGA
- a CDS encoding ImmA/IrrE family metallo-endopeptidase: protein MNIAIKKALEVLELHGLLDSYIDFQQLSTILDKENIIFYTFPFQGRLKERYIATNDEITQIAVKESIDIAQEKHMIAHALGHHFLHRGNYAHIDGIVQDKQENQAEDFAAVLLVPPSILKKFRPTWSFQIAEECNIPLSLAERRIRILEAIGI, encoded by the coding sequence ATGAACATTGCTATAAAAAAAGCCCTGGAGGTATTAGAACTCCACGGGCTTTTGGATTCTTATATAGATTTTCAACAATTATCGACCATTCTAGACAAAGAAAACATAATATTCTATACCTTTCCTTTTCAAGGAAGGCTCAAAGAAAGGTACATAGCAACAAACGATGAGATAACTCAAATCGCTGTTAAAGAAAGTATAGATATTGCCCAAGAAAAACATATGATTGCCCATGCCCTGGGTCATCATTTCCTCCATCGGGGGAACTATGCACATATTGACGGCATCGTTCAGGACAAGCAGGAGAATCAGGCCGAAGATTTTGCCGCAGTTCTCCTGGTGCCACCATCAATTTTAAAGAAATTTCGTCCCACCTGGTCATTTCAAATCGCTGAGGAATGCAATATACCTTTAAGTCTGGCAGAAAGGCGGATAAGAATTCTTGAGGCAATCGGTATCTAG
- a CDS encoding host-nuclease inhibitor Gam family protein — MDALLKLDLDDIQVPQEDQEEQREAFRITNLEQATWAMRKLRALAAKEAEIRKVAEEEIARINAWLQDEFKGIERSRSFFLGALEGYHRNLIQQDPKAKTVKTPYGKLKLTKQQPEFQRDDALIKAWAKENKPEVLIPQEPKLDWAGLKKQLVVEGDKAIDLTTGEMVPGILVIEREDKFSVEVDSL, encoded by the coding sequence ATGGACGCATTATTAAAACTTGACCTTGATGATATACAGGTTCCCCAGGAAGACCAGGAAGAGCAGCGGGAGGCCTTCCGCATAACCAATTTAGAGCAGGCCACCTGGGCTATGCGGAAACTCCGGGCCCTGGCTGCCAAGGAAGCGGAAATAAGGAAGGTGGCAGAGGAAGAAATTGCCCGTATTAATGCCTGGCTACAAGACGAATTTAAGGGAATCGAGAGAAGCCGCAGCTTCTTCTTAGGTGCCCTCGAGGGATATCACCGCAACCTAATACAGCAGGATCCGAAGGCTAAGACTGTGAAAACCCCATACGGCAAATTGAAACTCACAAAACAACAGCCTGAGTTCCAACGGGATGACGCATTAATCAAGGCCTGGGCAAAGGAAAATAAACCGGAAGTGCTAATTCCGCAAGAGCCCAAACTTGATTGGGCCGGGCTTAAGAAGCAGTTAGTGGTAGAAGGGGATAAGGCAATAGACCTCACTACCGGTGAGATGGTGCCCGGTATCCTGGTAATCGAACGGGAAGACAAATTCAGTGTGGAGGTGGATAGCCTATGA
- a CDS encoding tyrosine-type recombinase/integrase has protein sequence MKYTSRIDKIGEKHYRIVINLGRDPKTGTYKKKRKDVHVSRPEAEAILRQMLDELENPPKKYSEQLTADFLINWVDTIAKPDLEKNTYDSYRWEIEKHINPCIGHIPLSELTPLHIQTFYSYKTEAGRLDGKGGLSNRSIIYIGTILNQALNKAVDLELIEKNPCDSVKPPRDKNKKRKKEEMVILSKEELKTFLENTRKHIDWPLIHTAAYTGMRQSELLGLRREDILWKEKKIRVTMTLHRHEDGKYEHRPRTKNETSTRIIPVTRRVLAVLRWHLWKQSRKLKGLNGSSKNNDLSKILVFLDSQGNPIDRKNLSHRFSNLAAKYGHKGMRFHDLRHTHATILLAAGEMINAVSERLGHADIQTTLNIYGHVLPKKALDTAQKFEQLLS, from the coding sequence ATGAAATACACAAGCAGAATAGACAAAATTGGCGAAAAACACTATCGAATAGTAATAAACCTGGGACGTGACCCCAAGACCGGTACTTACAAAAAAAAGCGAAAAGATGTTCATGTTTCAAGACCGGAAGCTGAAGCTATACTTCGGCAAATGTTGGACGAACTTGAAAATCCACCTAAGAAATACTCTGAACAATTAACAGCCGATTTTCTCATCAATTGGGTGGATACTATCGCTAAACCCGATCTTGAAAAGAATACATATGATAGTTACAGGTGGGAAATAGAAAAACATATCAATCCTTGTATTGGACACATACCTCTTTCCGAGCTTACCCCGCTCCACATTCAAACCTTTTACAGCTATAAAACAGAAGCCGGCCGACTTGATGGTAAAGGCGGCCTCTCAAACAGGTCGATCATATATATCGGCACAATTTTAAACCAGGCTCTCAATAAAGCTGTCGATTTGGAACTGATAGAAAAAAATCCCTGTGACAGCGTTAAGCCGCCCAGGGATAAAAATAAAAAACGCAAAAAAGAAGAAATGGTTATCCTTTCCAAAGAAGAGCTTAAAACCTTCCTAGAAAACACCAGGAAACACATAGACTGGCCTCTTATACATACTGCCGCTTATACTGGCATGAGGCAATCAGAGCTTTTAGGGCTGCGTAGAGAGGATATCCTCTGGAAAGAAAAGAAAATACGAGTAACAATGACATTGCACCGCCATGAAGACGGGAAATATGAGCATCGACCCCGGACCAAAAACGAAACAAGCACGCGAATAATACCTGTGACAAGAAGAGTTCTTGCAGTCCTGAGATGGCATTTATGGAAACAGTCACGCAAACTCAAGGGATTAAATGGTTCTTCCAAAAACAATGACCTAAGCAAAATTCTTGTTTTCCTGGATTCGCAAGGGAATCCAATAGATAGAAAAAATCTATCACATCGATTTTCAAACCTCGCTGCTAAATACGGCCATAAAGGCATGAGATTTCACGATCTCCGCCATACCCATGCAACAATCCTGCTAGCTGCTGGCGAAATGATTAATGCTGTGAGTGAAAGGCTCGGCCACGCTGACATACAGACTACCCTAAATATTTACGGACATGTTTTACCAAAAAAAGCTCTAGATACCGCCCAAAAATTTGAACAACTGTTGAGCTAA
- a CDS encoding single-stranded DNA-binding protein, with amino-acid sequence MLNRVILIGRLTKDPELRYTPSGTAVATFTLAVNRNRANQEGEREADFIPVVVWQKQAENCANYIGKGSLVAIDGRLQVRTYDGKDGQRRWVTEVVAENVRFLDKREKGSTLEQIGKEVPFSDDDIPF; translated from the coding sequence ATGCTCAATAGAGTAATTCTAATCGGCCGCCTTACGAAAGACCCGGAATTGCGATATACCCCAAGCGGTACGGCAGTGGCAACTTTCACCCTGGCCGTGAACAGGAACAGAGCCAATCAAGAGGGGGAAAGGGAAGCGGATTTTATCCCCGTCGTAGTTTGGCAAAAACAGGCCGAAAACTGTGCTAATTATATCGGCAAAGGGAGCCTGGTGGCTATCGATGGGCGCCTACAGGTAAGGACTTATGATGGTAAGGATGGACAGCGCCGCTGGGTAACGGAAGTGGTAGCTGAGAATGTGCGGTTTTTGGACAAGCGGGAGAAGGGATCTACTTTAGAGCAGATCGGGAAAGAAGTACCTTTTAGCGATGATGATATTCCATTTTAG
- a CDS encoding double zinc ribbon domain-containing protein has protein sequence MFCKNCGLSNVEDANFCEYCGTKLNEICPRCWKKNGQPGSCPTDKCD, from the coding sequence ATGTTTTGTAAGAACTGCGGCTTATCAAACGTGGAAGACGCTAATTTCTGTGAATACTGCGGAACTAAGCTAAACGAGATATGCCCGAGGTGCTGGAAGAAAAATGGGCAACCTGGAAGTTGCCCGACAGATAAATGCGATTAG
- a CDS encoding aspartyl-phosphate phosphatase Spo0E family protein, producing the protein MSDNVFALHKRLCLLRRRLEEMCEKYGLTDPRVLAMSRKVDRLVVEMQKRLAG; encoded by the coding sequence ATGAGTGATAATGTTTTTGCTCTACACAAACGCCTATGCCTCCTTCGCCGGCGGCTGGAGGAAATGTGCGAGAAATATGGACTCACTGATCCCCGGGTTCTGGCCATGAGCAGGAAGGTAGACAGGCTGGTCGTTGAAATGCAGAAGAGGCTGGCGGGGTAA
- the dnaB gene encoding replicative DNA helicase produces the protein MPERIPPNNQEAEKSVLAACLVKEDAIIEVAANLKPEDFFNYTHREIYKAMLKLCEEHVTVDMVNLSEEVRRTGAKVELAKIVEIANFYASDDLQRHMQIVKDNAYLRRFISVSSTFVNRCYEKDYENLAQFKSEIEDQMLSLNQDQTGKIVSAREVLNYHFDEIMSRKKSDPKGIKTHLSGLDCYLSGIQATDFVIIAARPSVGKTAFALQIAAKNALDKKPVFFVTLEMSKEQIAERMLINLSGIDGKKLKIGELDPGEEKTLSFYLGKLTNAPIYLDEYATTVADIRAKARRLKNTKGLSLIIIDYLQLMEAKAENRTQEVTKISRGLKLLAKELQVPVIALSQLNRASESKADKKPGMSELRESGALEQDADIIMLLHRPDREKQDAEIILAKHRNGPIGAIPCKYDAKIMRFYETWVQEAQVIERTGGVEYAQ, from the coding sequence ATGCCAGAGCGGATACCTCCTAACAACCAAGAAGCGGAAAAAAGCGTATTAGCCGCATGCCTGGTCAAAGAAGATGCCATCATCGAGGTAGCGGCTAATCTCAAGCCTGAGGATTTTTTTAACTATACCCACCGCGAGATTTATAAGGCCATGCTAAAGCTTTGCGAGGAGCATGTAACCGTAGATATGGTCAATCTCTCGGAAGAAGTGCGCCGGACAGGGGCTAAGGTGGAGTTAGCCAAGATCGTAGAAATAGCCAACTTCTATGCGAGCGATGATCTACAGCGGCACATGCAGATCGTGAAGGACAATGCATACTTGAGACGCTTTATCTCAGTATCATCGACCTTTGTAAACCGATGCTATGAAAAAGACTACGAGAACCTTGCGCAATTCAAAAGCGAGATAGAGGACCAGATGCTTTCCCTGAATCAAGACCAGACCGGGAAAATAGTCTCCGCCCGGGAGGTACTGAACTATCACTTTGACGAGATTATGTCTCGGAAAAAGAGTGACCCGAAAGGGATTAAGACGCATCTCTCTGGCCTTGACTGTTACCTGTCAGGGATCCAAGCTACTGACTTCGTGATCATCGCAGCCAGACCAAGCGTAGGAAAAACCGCTTTTGCTCTACAGATCGCTGCCAAAAATGCCCTGGACAAAAAGCCGGTGTTCTTTGTGACACTGGAAATGTCCAAGGAGCAGATCGCAGAAAGAATGCTTATTAACTTATCCGGAATCGACGGGAAGAAACTTAAAATTGGCGAGCTGGACCCCGGGGAAGAAAAGACACTCTCATTCTATCTGGGGAAGCTGACAAATGCCCCCATCTACCTTGATGAGTACGCTACAACAGTGGCCGACATACGGGCAAAAGCAAGGAGATTGAAAAATACTAAGGGGCTGAGCCTTATAATTATCGACTATCTGCAGCTCATGGAGGCAAAGGCCGAGAATCGGACCCAGGAGGTGACAAAGATATCCCGTGGACTGAAACTACTGGCCAAGGAGTTACAAGTGCCGGTGATTGCGCTAAGTCAGTTGAACAGGGCCTCCGAATCGAAAGCAGATAAGAAGCCAGGTATGTCTGAACTGCGAGAATCAGGTGCCCTTGAGCAGGATGCAGATATAATCATGCTTTTACATAGACCAGACCGGGAGAAGCAAGATGCGGAGATTATACTTGCAAAACATCGTAATGGGCCGATAGGGGCTATTCCCTGTAAGTACGATGCAAAAATTATGCGTTTTTACGAAACATGGGTCCAGGAAGCCCAGGTAATAGAGAGGACGGGAGGAGTTGAGTATGCTCAATAG
- a CDS encoding helix-turn-helix domain-containing protein produces the protein MPSFGERLSELRKEKGLSQQELADLFEVSKSAIAMYETDRREPDNETLKKFATFFDVSTDYLLGRTDERRPAEQIIEDVLPITDPLLDDLLKKVPDLTDEEKESLAEHMQFALKIIEKERQKRAQQKKDGE, from the coding sequence ATGCCAAGTTTTGGTGAAAGATTATCAGAACTAAGAAAAGAAAAAGGATTATCCCAGCAAGAATTAGCTGACCTGTTTGAAGTTTCAAAAAGTGCCATAGCAATGTATGAAACAGATCGTAGAGAACCAGATAATGAAACATTAAAAAAGTTCGCTACTTTTTTTGACGTATCAACCGATTATCTTCTTGGCCGTACAGACGAGCGCCGGCCAGCTGAGCAAATCATAGAAGATGTTCTCCCAATCACCGACCCCCTTCTCGATGACCTGCTAAAGAAGGTCCCGGACCTAACTGATGAGGAAAAGGAATCCTTGGCCGAACACATGCAGTTTGCTCTCAAAATTATTGAGAAGGAACGCCAGAAACGGGCTCAACAGAAGAAGGATGGTGAATGA
- a CDS encoding sce7726 family protein: MKTRDIDIRMSLHSILSEEFSDDPNTLIIDELGLCQGDARVDVAVINGAIHGYEIKSESDTLERLPNQIDIYNKILDNITIITGQCHIDRILKMTPPWWGVQQAEMSDTKTIILSTIRNGKQNPDIDPHSLVQLLWRDEALELLKVYGAERGFISKPRRDIWNRLVDCVPLEELKFHVRNQLKKRKNWRSV, from the coding sequence ATGAAAACCCGAGACATTGATATACGTATGAGCTTGCATTCTATATTATCAGAGGAATTCTCAGATGATCCAAATACATTAATCATTGATGAGCTCGGGCTATGTCAAGGAGACGCAAGAGTTGATGTTGCAGTAATAAATGGCGCCATACACGGCTACGAGATCAAAAGCGAGAGCGATACATTAGAAAGACTGCCGAATCAGATTGATATATATAACAAAATTTTAGACAATATAACAATAATAACTGGGCAATGCCACATTGATCGAATCTTAAAGATGACACCCCCCTGGTGGGGGGTACAGCAGGCGGAAATGAGTGATACCAAAACAATAATATTAAGTACGATAAGGAATGGTAAACAGAACCCAGATATCGATCCACACTCCTTGGTACAATTATTGTGGCGAGATGAGGCTTTGGAATTACTTAAGGTTTATGGGGCAGAAAGGGGATTTATAAGTAAACCGAGGAGAGATATATGGAATAGACTAGTAGATTGTGTTCCTTTGGAGGAGTTGAAGTTTCATGTTAGGAATCAACTTAAGAAGAGAAAAAATTGGAGATCTGTTTAG
- a CDS encoding phage terminase large subunit has product MGAVVKLKGKPQPRQEEFFLDTHRHIGYGGARGGGKSWAMRRKFVLMCLKYPGIDILLLRRTYPELYSNHVLPLMEELKGIAKYRDKTHEFVFPNRSRLVLGYLKLEKDVFQYQGHEYDVIGLEEATNFTEYQARWMRTCNRTTKAELKAMGFSPRMYYTANPGGPGHGWFKRLFITREYGPKDNPDDYSFIPARVYDNKILMEINPEYVQDLESLPDDLRRAYLEGDWDVFAGQYFSEWRRDKHIIKPFPIPQGWKRFRSMDWGYNDPCAVYWHAVDPEGRVYTYRELYITQTKASDVAKKTLELSEGENIAYTVASPDIWAKRGNDGLQGESIAETFINNGVMLTKADDDRLNGWQRMHEYLADAPDGKPWWQIFDVCQNLTRTLPDLVHDEHRVEDVDDKCEDHAAESCRYALMSRPSVKAASFIAPDARTKPAQPGTVQNLINLLQKEREREEEESWLERY; this is encoded by the coding sequence ATGGGCGCAGTAGTAAAGCTAAAAGGAAAACCGCAGCCAAGGCAGGAGGAATTTTTCCTTGATACGCACAGGCACATAGGATACGGAGGGGCCCGAGGCGGTGGCAAGTCCTGGGCCATGAGGCGAAAATTTGTTTTGATGTGCCTTAAATATCCGGGAATTGATATTTTACTGTTACGCCGGACATATCCCGAACTCTACTCTAACCATGTACTACCATTGATGGAAGAATTGAAAGGAATAGCCAAGTACCGGGATAAAACCCATGAATTTGTGTTCCCCAACAGAAGTAGGCTTGTTTTAGGCTACCTAAAGCTGGAGAAAGACGTTTTTCAATACCAGGGGCATGAGTACGACGTAATTGGGCTTGAAGAGGCCACTAATTTTACTGAATACCAAGCCAGGTGGATGCGAACTTGTAACCGTACTACAAAAGCGGAATTAAAAGCCATGGGGTTTTCCCCACGGATGTATTATACTGCTAACCCCGGGGGGCCAGGGCATGGATGGTTCAAGAGGCTGTTTATTACCCGTGAATACGGACCAAAAGATAACCCAGATGATTACTCTTTTATCCCGGCTAGGGTGTATGACAATAAAATACTGATGGAGATAAACCCGGAATATGTCCAGGACCTTGAGTCCTTGCCTGATGATTTACGCAGAGCCTACTTAGAAGGGGATTGGGACGTATTCGCTGGCCAGTATTTTAGCGAATGGCGCCGGGACAAGCATATTATTAAACCTTTCCCCATTCCCCAGGGATGGAAAAGGTTCAGGAGTATGGACTGGGGATACAATGACCCCTGTGCTGTTTACTGGCATGCTGTGGATCCTGAGGGAAGAGTATACACCTACCGTGAACTTTACATTACCCAGACCAAGGCCTCTGACGTTGCGAAGAAGACCCTGGAATTGAGTGAAGGTGAGAATATCGCTTATACCGTTGCTTCGCCCGATATTTGGGCCAAGAGAGGAAATGACGGGTTACAGGGTGAGTCAATAGCTGAGACCTTTATTAACAATGGAGTGATGCTAACAAAAGCCGATGATGACCGGTTAAACGGCTGGCAGAGGATGCATGAATATCTTGCCGATGCACCGGATGGAAAACCCTGGTGGCAGATATTCGATGTTTGTCAAAACCTAACCAGGACCCTCCCTGATCTCGTACATGACGAGCATAGGGTAGAGGATGTTGATGATAAATGCGAGGACCACGCCGCTGAAAGCTGCCGTTATGCTCTCATGAGCAGGCCCAGCGTTAAAGCAGCTTCATTTATCGCACCTGATGCAAGAACCAAGCCAGCTCAACCAGGTACAGTACAGAATCTTATTAATTTACTCCAAAAGGAGAGAGAAAGAGAGGAAGAGGAATCATGGCTGGAACGATATTGA